One stretch of Rhipicephalus sanguineus isolate Rsan-2018 chromosome 10, BIME_Rsan_1.4, whole genome shotgun sequence DNA includes these proteins:
- the LOC119406654 gene encoding tigger transposable element-derived protein 6-like, translating to MTYKANGKAWMTQDLFKDWLQKFDEEMVTQKRRVVIILDNCSARNVQPKLAAVNLKFLPANTTAKSQPLDQGVIATVKALYKKRICEKVLLHLQRKEPLKVDLRAAIDMVAASWWQVKPSTIKKCFEKAGFISDRCADAPADDGDDQPGVLVGRQVWSDLIKNHVVSESDTFEDFSEDIDADVDVCEKAATDEDIVAAVRGDEDEAALGSVPVEDSDDNPDVSCKEALEYLTKLKGFCAANKLTDEALQRLCAVEDEIIAKAISKQRQSKITAFFRPQGE from the coding sequence ATGACGTACAAAGCCAACGGCAAGGCTTGGATGACCCAAGACTTGTTCAAAGATTGGCTGCAAAAATTTGACGAGGAAATGGTGACGCAAAAGCGCCGTGTCGTCATCATTTTGGATAACTGCTCAGCTCGTAATGTCCAGCCAAAACTTGCAGCTGTGAACTTGAAGTTCCTTCCTGCCAACACCACCGCGAAGAGCCAGCCGCTAGATCAAGGCGTCATAGCAACTGTAAAGGCTCTATACAAGAAGCGCATATGCGAAAAAGTTCTCCTGCATTTGCAGCGGAAAGAGCCTCTGAAAGTGGATTTGAGAGCAGCTATAGATATGGTCGCAGCCTCTTGGTGGCAAGTCAAGCCGTCTACAATTAAGAAATGCTTTGAAAAAGCAGGCTTCATCAGCGATCGCTGTGCCGATGCGCCCGCTGACGACGGTGACGACCAACCAGGAGTGCTGGTTGGTCGTCAGGTATGGTCCGATTTGATCAAAAACCACGTTGTATCGGAAAGCGACACTTTCGAGGACTTTTCGGAGGACATCGACGCCGACGTGGACGTGTGTGAGAAGGCTGCAACCGATGAAGACATCGTCGCAGCGGTCCGGGGTGACGAAGACGAGGCTGCACTCGGGTCTGTGCCTGTTGAGGATTCCGACGACAATCCAGACGTGTCGTGCAAGGAGGCACTGGAGTACCTCACCAAACTGAAAGGGTTTTGCGCCGCGAACAAGCTCACTGACGAGGCACTCCAACGCCTATGTGCTGTTGAGGACGAGATCATAGCCAAGGCCATTAGCAAGCAGCGGCAAAGCAAAATAACGGCATTTTTTCGCCCACAGGGAGAATAA